In Paroedura picta isolate Pp20150507F chromosome 6, Ppicta_v3.0, whole genome shotgun sequence, one genomic interval encodes:
- the JADE3 gene encoding protein Jade-3 isoform X3, giving the protein MKRHRHLSSSDSSDNESPSTSFSSCSKYRSKSKTPANEQKKPAEVFRKDLISAMKLPDSHHINPDEYYLFADTWKQEWEKGVQVPASPDTIPQPSLRVVAEKMKEVLYTRPRKYIRCSSQEPSEPGYINILELAESMCRYDLDDMDIFWLQEVNEELAEMGCGQLDENTMEKMVEVLERHCHENMNHAIETEEGLGIEYDEDVICDVCRSPDSEDGNDMVFCDKCNICVHQACYGILKVPEGSWLCRTCVLGIHPQCLLCPKRGGAMKATRTGTKWAHVSCALWIPEVSIACPERMEPITKVSHIPPSRWALVCSLCKLKTGACIQCSVKSCITAFHVTCAFEHSLEMKTILDDGDEVKFKSYCLKHSKTKQSLLPESGDHPKSTVDQKQTESEKTSLRAQKLRELEEEFYSLVRIEDVAAELGLPKFTVDLIYNYWKLKRKSNFNKPLFPPKEDEENGLVQPKEDSIHTRMRMFMHLRQDLERVRNLCYMVSRREKLKLSHSKAHEQVFNLQVQLINQEIAAGHSLTSTVENTLFYPPPRITLKLKMPKSALGDCKNNMKPGNKPLSPDNNTTIYCKKGIPYPKEPFVSTMKSYSRFQHENRNNGLLGGLVKSRNEAKESGMAHSSDFHRGPSSGKPLALQAALHGQSSIGNGKIQQNSKLAKSNGLMSRIGDVSQRDSSSQTTYEQQSVLSAHLASQSSFRKSTIEHFSRSFKEATNSLVRTTEDLRCCDKPTRRLSTRERSWGKQTLEYPMGSAPYQDNDGYCPDLELSDSEAESDENKGQVKLRRSSSERESPSKDFSRDCHSRNKRNLISHSSVQR; this is encoded by the exons ATGAAACGCCACAGGCACCTAAGCAGCAGTGACAGTTCAGACAATGAAA GTCCCtccacttctttttcttcttgttccaAGTACAGGAGTAAATCAAAAACTCCAGCAAATGAGCAAAAGAAACCCGCTGAG GTGTTTAGAAAAGACCTCATTAGTGCCATGAAACTTCCAGATTCTCATCACATTAATCCAGATGAGTATTACCTCTTTGCTGACACATGGAAACAAGAATGGGAAAAGGGTGTTCAGGTCCCAGCCAGTCCGGATACCATTCCACAACCTTCTCTAAG GGTTGTAGCAGAAAAGATGAAAGAAGTACTGTACACACGGCCCAGGAAATACATCCGTTGTTCAAGTCAAGAGCCCTCGGAGCCTGGTTATATCAACATTCTGGAACTGGCAGAATCAATGTGCCGTTATGACTTGGATGACATGGATATTTTCTGGCTTCAGGAAGTAAATGAAGAGCTTGCTGAAATGG GGTGTGGGCAGCTTGATGAGAACACAATGGAGAAAATGGTGGAAGTCCTTGAACGTCATTGCCATGAGAACATGAACCATGCTATTGAGACAGAGGAAGGACTGGGTATAGAATATGATGAAGATGTAATCTGCGATGTGTGCCGATCTCCTGATAGCGAAGATGGGAATGACATGGTGTTTTGTGACAAATGCAACATATGTGTGCATCAG GCATGTTATGGAATTCTAAAAGTCCCCGAAGGGAGCTGGCTGTGCCGTACTTGTGTCCTTGGAATACACCCTCAGTGTCTTTTGTGTCCAAAGAGAGGTGGGGCCATGAAAGCTACCAGAACGGGCACCAAATGGGCTCATGTCAGTTGTGCTCTCTGGATTCCAGAG GTGAGCATTGCTTGCCCAGAAAGGATGGAACCAATTACAAAAGTATCTCACATTCCACCAAGTAGATGGGCTTTAGTCTGCAGTTTATGCAAACTGAAAACTGGTGCTTGTATTCAG tgCTCTGTGAAGAGCTGCATCACTGCCTTTCACGTCACATGTGCCTTTGAGCATAGTCTAGAGATGAAGACCATCCTGGATGATGGTGATGAGGTCAAGTTCAAGTCCTACTGTCTAAAGCATAGCAAAACCAAGCAAAGCTTGTTGCCTGAGTCAGGTGACCACCCCAAGAGCACAGTGGACCAGAAGCAAACTGAGAGCGAGAAAACCAGCCTGCGTGCTCAGAAACTTCGAGAGCTGGAGGAGGAGTTCTACTCACTAGTGAGAATAGAAGATGTCGCAGCGGAACTAGGCCTTCCAAAATTCACTGTGGACTTGATCTATAATTATTGGAAATTAAAACGGAAAAGTAACTTTAATAAACCATTATTTCCTCCCAAGGAGGATGAAGAAAACGGCTTGGTTCAGCCAAAAGAAGATAGTATTCATACTCGAATGAGGATGTTCATGCACTTGAGACAGGATCTAGAAAGG GTACGGAATCTTTGCTACATGGTGAGCAGAAGAGAAAAGTTAAAATTATCTCACAGCAAGGCACATGAGCAGGTTTTCAATTTGCAAGTTCAGCTTATTAATCAAGAAATTGCTGCAG GCCATTCTCTGACCAGCACAGTAGAAAACACACTATTTTATCCGCCTCCTAGAATCACCTTAAAGCTAAAGATGCCAAAATCAGCACTAGGAGACTGCAAAAACAACATGAAGCCTGGTAACAAGCCGCTTTCTCCTGACAATAACACCACGATTTACTGCAAGAAGGGCATTCCGTATCCCAAGGAACCATTTGTTTCAACTATGAAATCCTACTCAAGGTTTCAACATGAAAATAGAAATAATGGTTTACTTGGAGGGCTTGTCAAGTCCAGGAATGAAGCAAAAGAGTCCGGCATGGCCCATTCCTCGGACTTCCATCGCGGACCGTCGTCTGGGAAACCTTTAGCACTTCAAGCTGCGTTGCATGGACAGTCTTCTATTGGGAATGGGAAAATACAGCAGAACTCTAAACTAGCAAAATCTAATGGCTTAATGAGCAGGATTGGCGACGTCTCTCAACGAGACAGCTCCAGCCAAACAACATATGAGCAGCAGTCTGTACTCTCGGCACATTTGGCTAGCCAGAGCAGCTTCAGAAAGTCCACAATAGAACACTTCAGCAGGTCCTTTAAAGAAGCAACCAACAGTTTGGTGAGGACCACAGAAGACCTCAGATGCTGTGACAAGCCTACAAGGCGGCTTTCAACGAGAGAGCGTTCGTGGGGCAAGCAGACGCTTGAATACCCAATGGGCAGTGCTCCTTACCAGGACAATGATGGATATTGTCCTGATTTAGAACTCAGTGACTCTGAAGCTGAAAGCGATGAGAATAAAGGACAGGTCAAATTGAGGAGAAgcagctcagagagagagagtccaagtAAAGATTTCAGTAGGGATTGTCACAGTAGAAACAAAAGAAATTTGATTTCTCACAGTTCAGTACAAAGATGA
- the JADE3 gene encoding protein Jade-3 isoform X1, translated as MKRHRHLSSSDSSDNERVNQKLQQMSKRNPLRDMKAWKSLDRNFYPKAFCFWPSNGKLGQFVEHQKYELFSFRVFRKDLISAMKLPDSHHINPDEYYLFADTWKQEWEKGVQVPASPDTIPQPSLRVVAEKMKEVLYTRPRKYIRCSSQEPSEPGYINILELAESMCRYDLDDMDIFWLQEVNEELAEMGCGQLDENTMEKMVEVLERHCHENMNHAIETEEGLGIEYDEDVICDVCRSPDSEDGNDMVFCDKCNICVHQACYGILKVPEGSWLCRTCVLGIHPQCLLCPKRGGAMKATRTGTKWAHVSCALWIPEVSIACPERMEPITKVSHIPPSRWALVCSLCKLKTGACIQCSVKSCITAFHVTCAFEHSLEMKTILDDGDEVKFKSYCLKHSKTKQSLLPESGDHPKSTVDQKQTESEKTSLRAQKLRELEEEFYSLVRIEDVAAELGLPKFTVDLIYNYWKLKRKSNFNKPLFPPKEDEENGLVQPKEDSIHTRMRMFMHLRQDLERVRNLCYMVSRREKLKLSHSKAHEQVFNLQVQLINQEIAAGHSLTSTVENTLFYPPPRITLKLKMPKSALGDCKNNMKPGNKPLSPDNNTTIYCKKGIPYPKEPFVSTMKSYSRFQHENRNNGLLGGLVKSRNEAKESGMAHSSDFHRGPSSGKPLALQAALHGQSSIGNGKIQQNSKLAKSNGLMSRIGDVSQRDSSSQTTYEQQSVLSAHLASQSSFRKSTIEHFSRSFKEATNSLVRTTEDLRCCDKPTRRLSTRERSWGKQTLEYPMGSAPYQDNDGYCPDLELSDSEAESDENKGQVKLRRSSSERESPSKDFSRDCHSRNKRNLISHSSVQR; from the exons ATGAAACGCCACAGGCACCTAAGCAGCAGTGACAGTTCAGACAATGAAA GAGTAAATCAAAAACTCCAGCAAATGAGCAAAAGAAACCCGCTGAG AGATATGAAGGCCTGGAAGAGCTTGGACAGAAATTTTTACCCCAAGGCATTTTGTTTTTGGCCCTCCAATGGAAAATTGGGACAGTTTGTAGAGCACCAAAAATATGAACTATTTTCTTTTAGA GTGTTTAGAAAAGACCTCATTAGTGCCATGAAACTTCCAGATTCTCATCACATTAATCCAGATGAGTATTACCTCTTTGCTGACACATGGAAACAAGAATGGGAAAAGGGTGTTCAGGTCCCAGCCAGTCCGGATACCATTCCACAACCTTCTCTAAG GGTTGTAGCAGAAAAGATGAAAGAAGTACTGTACACACGGCCCAGGAAATACATCCGTTGTTCAAGTCAAGAGCCCTCGGAGCCTGGTTATATCAACATTCTGGAACTGGCAGAATCAATGTGCCGTTATGACTTGGATGACATGGATATTTTCTGGCTTCAGGAAGTAAATGAAGAGCTTGCTGAAATGG GGTGTGGGCAGCTTGATGAGAACACAATGGAGAAAATGGTGGAAGTCCTTGAACGTCATTGCCATGAGAACATGAACCATGCTATTGAGACAGAGGAAGGACTGGGTATAGAATATGATGAAGATGTAATCTGCGATGTGTGCCGATCTCCTGATAGCGAAGATGGGAATGACATGGTGTTTTGTGACAAATGCAACATATGTGTGCATCAG GCATGTTATGGAATTCTAAAAGTCCCCGAAGGGAGCTGGCTGTGCCGTACTTGTGTCCTTGGAATACACCCTCAGTGTCTTTTGTGTCCAAAGAGAGGTGGGGCCATGAAAGCTACCAGAACGGGCACCAAATGGGCTCATGTCAGTTGTGCTCTCTGGATTCCAGAG GTGAGCATTGCTTGCCCAGAAAGGATGGAACCAATTACAAAAGTATCTCACATTCCACCAAGTAGATGGGCTTTAGTCTGCAGTTTATGCAAACTGAAAACTGGTGCTTGTATTCAG tgCTCTGTGAAGAGCTGCATCACTGCCTTTCACGTCACATGTGCCTTTGAGCATAGTCTAGAGATGAAGACCATCCTGGATGATGGTGATGAGGTCAAGTTCAAGTCCTACTGTCTAAAGCATAGCAAAACCAAGCAAAGCTTGTTGCCTGAGTCAGGTGACCACCCCAAGAGCACAGTGGACCAGAAGCAAACTGAGAGCGAGAAAACCAGCCTGCGTGCTCAGAAACTTCGAGAGCTGGAGGAGGAGTTCTACTCACTAGTGAGAATAGAAGATGTCGCAGCGGAACTAGGCCTTCCAAAATTCACTGTGGACTTGATCTATAATTATTGGAAATTAAAACGGAAAAGTAACTTTAATAAACCATTATTTCCTCCCAAGGAGGATGAAGAAAACGGCTTGGTTCAGCCAAAAGAAGATAGTATTCATACTCGAATGAGGATGTTCATGCACTTGAGACAGGATCTAGAAAGG GTACGGAATCTTTGCTACATGGTGAGCAGAAGAGAAAAGTTAAAATTATCTCACAGCAAGGCACATGAGCAGGTTTTCAATTTGCAAGTTCAGCTTATTAATCAAGAAATTGCTGCAG GCCATTCTCTGACCAGCACAGTAGAAAACACACTATTTTATCCGCCTCCTAGAATCACCTTAAAGCTAAAGATGCCAAAATCAGCACTAGGAGACTGCAAAAACAACATGAAGCCTGGTAACAAGCCGCTTTCTCCTGACAATAACACCACGATTTACTGCAAGAAGGGCATTCCGTATCCCAAGGAACCATTTGTTTCAACTATGAAATCCTACTCAAGGTTTCAACATGAAAATAGAAATAATGGTTTACTTGGAGGGCTTGTCAAGTCCAGGAATGAAGCAAAAGAGTCCGGCATGGCCCATTCCTCGGACTTCCATCGCGGACCGTCGTCTGGGAAACCTTTAGCACTTCAAGCTGCGTTGCATGGACAGTCTTCTATTGGGAATGGGAAAATACAGCAGAACTCTAAACTAGCAAAATCTAATGGCTTAATGAGCAGGATTGGCGACGTCTCTCAACGAGACAGCTCCAGCCAAACAACATATGAGCAGCAGTCTGTACTCTCGGCACATTTGGCTAGCCAGAGCAGCTTCAGAAAGTCCACAATAGAACACTTCAGCAGGTCCTTTAAAGAAGCAACCAACAGTTTGGTGAGGACCACAGAAGACCTCAGATGCTGTGACAAGCCTACAAGGCGGCTTTCAACGAGAGAGCGTTCGTGGGGCAAGCAGACGCTTGAATACCCAATGGGCAGTGCTCCTTACCAGGACAATGATGGATATTGTCCTGATTTAGAACTCAGTGACTCTGAAGCTGAAAGCGATGAGAATAAAGGACAGGTCAAATTGAGGAGAAgcagctcagagagagagagtccaagtAAAGATTTCAGTAGGGATTGTCACAGTAGAAACAAAAGAAATTTGATTTCTCACAGTTCAGTACAAAGATGA
- the JADE3 gene encoding protein Jade-3 isoform X2 yields MKVPPLLFLLVPSTGVNQKLQQMSKRNPLRDMKAWKSLDRNFYPKAFCFWPSNGKLGQFVEHQKYELFSFRVFRKDLISAMKLPDSHHINPDEYYLFADTWKQEWEKGVQVPASPDTIPQPSLRVVAEKMKEVLYTRPRKYIRCSSQEPSEPGYINILELAESMCRYDLDDMDIFWLQEVNEELAEMGCGQLDENTMEKMVEVLERHCHENMNHAIETEEGLGIEYDEDVICDVCRSPDSEDGNDMVFCDKCNICVHQACYGILKVPEGSWLCRTCVLGIHPQCLLCPKRGGAMKATRTGTKWAHVSCALWIPEVSIACPERMEPITKVSHIPPSRWALVCSLCKLKTGACIQCSVKSCITAFHVTCAFEHSLEMKTILDDGDEVKFKSYCLKHSKTKQSLLPESGDHPKSTVDQKQTESEKTSLRAQKLRELEEEFYSLVRIEDVAAELGLPKFTVDLIYNYWKLKRKSNFNKPLFPPKEDEENGLVQPKEDSIHTRMRMFMHLRQDLERVRNLCYMVSRREKLKLSHSKAHEQVFNLQVQLINQEIAAGHSLTSTVENTLFYPPPRITLKLKMPKSALGDCKNNMKPGNKPLSPDNNTTIYCKKGIPYPKEPFVSTMKSYSRFQHENRNNGLLGGLVKSRNEAKESGMAHSSDFHRGPSSGKPLALQAALHGQSSIGNGKIQQNSKLAKSNGLMSRIGDVSQRDSSSQTTYEQQSVLSAHLASQSSFRKSTIEHFSRSFKEATNSLVRTTEDLRCCDKPTRRLSTRERSWGKQTLEYPMGSAPYQDNDGYCPDLELSDSEAESDENKGQVKLRRSSSERESPSKDFSRDCHSRNKRNLISHSSVQR; encoded by the exons ATGAAA GTCCCtccacttctttttcttcttgttccaAGTACAGGAGTAAATCAAAAACTCCAGCAAATGAGCAAAAGAAACCCGCTGAG AGATATGAAGGCCTGGAAGAGCTTGGACAGAAATTTTTACCCCAAGGCATTTTGTTTTTGGCCCTCCAATGGAAAATTGGGACAGTTTGTAGAGCACCAAAAATATGAACTATTTTCTTTTAGA GTGTTTAGAAAAGACCTCATTAGTGCCATGAAACTTCCAGATTCTCATCACATTAATCCAGATGAGTATTACCTCTTTGCTGACACATGGAAACAAGAATGGGAAAAGGGTGTTCAGGTCCCAGCCAGTCCGGATACCATTCCACAACCTTCTCTAAG GGTTGTAGCAGAAAAGATGAAAGAAGTACTGTACACACGGCCCAGGAAATACATCCGTTGTTCAAGTCAAGAGCCCTCGGAGCCTGGTTATATCAACATTCTGGAACTGGCAGAATCAATGTGCCGTTATGACTTGGATGACATGGATATTTTCTGGCTTCAGGAAGTAAATGAAGAGCTTGCTGAAATGG GGTGTGGGCAGCTTGATGAGAACACAATGGAGAAAATGGTGGAAGTCCTTGAACGTCATTGCCATGAGAACATGAACCATGCTATTGAGACAGAGGAAGGACTGGGTATAGAATATGATGAAGATGTAATCTGCGATGTGTGCCGATCTCCTGATAGCGAAGATGGGAATGACATGGTGTTTTGTGACAAATGCAACATATGTGTGCATCAG GCATGTTATGGAATTCTAAAAGTCCCCGAAGGGAGCTGGCTGTGCCGTACTTGTGTCCTTGGAATACACCCTCAGTGTCTTTTGTGTCCAAAGAGAGGTGGGGCCATGAAAGCTACCAGAACGGGCACCAAATGGGCTCATGTCAGTTGTGCTCTCTGGATTCCAGAG GTGAGCATTGCTTGCCCAGAAAGGATGGAACCAATTACAAAAGTATCTCACATTCCACCAAGTAGATGGGCTTTAGTCTGCAGTTTATGCAAACTGAAAACTGGTGCTTGTATTCAG tgCTCTGTGAAGAGCTGCATCACTGCCTTTCACGTCACATGTGCCTTTGAGCATAGTCTAGAGATGAAGACCATCCTGGATGATGGTGATGAGGTCAAGTTCAAGTCCTACTGTCTAAAGCATAGCAAAACCAAGCAAAGCTTGTTGCCTGAGTCAGGTGACCACCCCAAGAGCACAGTGGACCAGAAGCAAACTGAGAGCGAGAAAACCAGCCTGCGTGCTCAGAAACTTCGAGAGCTGGAGGAGGAGTTCTACTCACTAGTGAGAATAGAAGATGTCGCAGCGGAACTAGGCCTTCCAAAATTCACTGTGGACTTGATCTATAATTATTGGAAATTAAAACGGAAAAGTAACTTTAATAAACCATTATTTCCTCCCAAGGAGGATGAAGAAAACGGCTTGGTTCAGCCAAAAGAAGATAGTATTCATACTCGAATGAGGATGTTCATGCACTTGAGACAGGATCTAGAAAGG GTACGGAATCTTTGCTACATGGTGAGCAGAAGAGAAAAGTTAAAATTATCTCACAGCAAGGCACATGAGCAGGTTTTCAATTTGCAAGTTCAGCTTATTAATCAAGAAATTGCTGCAG GCCATTCTCTGACCAGCACAGTAGAAAACACACTATTTTATCCGCCTCCTAGAATCACCTTAAAGCTAAAGATGCCAAAATCAGCACTAGGAGACTGCAAAAACAACATGAAGCCTGGTAACAAGCCGCTTTCTCCTGACAATAACACCACGATTTACTGCAAGAAGGGCATTCCGTATCCCAAGGAACCATTTGTTTCAACTATGAAATCCTACTCAAGGTTTCAACATGAAAATAGAAATAATGGTTTACTTGGAGGGCTTGTCAAGTCCAGGAATGAAGCAAAAGAGTCCGGCATGGCCCATTCCTCGGACTTCCATCGCGGACCGTCGTCTGGGAAACCTTTAGCACTTCAAGCTGCGTTGCATGGACAGTCTTCTATTGGGAATGGGAAAATACAGCAGAACTCTAAACTAGCAAAATCTAATGGCTTAATGAGCAGGATTGGCGACGTCTCTCAACGAGACAGCTCCAGCCAAACAACATATGAGCAGCAGTCTGTACTCTCGGCACATTTGGCTAGCCAGAGCAGCTTCAGAAAGTCCACAATAGAACACTTCAGCAGGTCCTTTAAAGAAGCAACCAACAGTTTGGTGAGGACCACAGAAGACCTCAGATGCTGTGACAAGCCTACAAGGCGGCTTTCAACGAGAGAGCGTTCGTGGGGCAAGCAGACGCTTGAATACCCAATGGGCAGTGCTCCTTACCAGGACAATGATGGATATTGTCCTGATTTAGAACTCAGTGACTCTGAAGCTGAAAGCGATGAGAATAAAGGACAGGTCAAATTGAGGAGAAgcagctcagagagagagagtccaagtAAAGATTTCAGTAGGGATTGTCACAGTAGAAACAAAAGAAATTTGATTTCTCACAGTTCAGTACAAAGATGA
- the JADE3 gene encoding protein Jade-3 isoform X4, whose product MKLPDSHHINPDEYYLFADTWKQEWEKGVQVPASPDTIPQPSLRVVAEKMKEVLYTRPRKYIRCSSQEPSEPGYINILELAESMCRYDLDDMDIFWLQEVNEELAEMGCGQLDENTMEKMVEVLERHCHENMNHAIETEEGLGIEYDEDVICDVCRSPDSEDGNDMVFCDKCNICVHQACYGILKVPEGSWLCRTCVLGIHPQCLLCPKRGGAMKATRTGTKWAHVSCALWIPEVSIACPERMEPITKVSHIPPSRWALVCSLCKLKTGACIQCSVKSCITAFHVTCAFEHSLEMKTILDDGDEVKFKSYCLKHSKTKQSLLPESGDHPKSTVDQKQTESEKTSLRAQKLRELEEEFYSLVRIEDVAAELGLPKFTVDLIYNYWKLKRKSNFNKPLFPPKEDEENGLVQPKEDSIHTRMRMFMHLRQDLERVRNLCYMVSRREKLKLSHSKAHEQVFNLQVQLINQEIAAGHSLTSTVENTLFYPPPRITLKLKMPKSALGDCKNNMKPGNKPLSPDNNTTIYCKKGIPYPKEPFVSTMKSYSRFQHENRNNGLLGGLVKSRNEAKESGMAHSSDFHRGPSSGKPLALQAALHGQSSIGNGKIQQNSKLAKSNGLMSRIGDVSQRDSSSQTTYEQQSVLSAHLASQSSFRKSTIEHFSRSFKEATNSLVRTTEDLRCCDKPTRRLSTRERSWGKQTLEYPMGSAPYQDNDGYCPDLELSDSEAESDENKGQVKLRRSSSERESPSKDFSRDCHSRNKRNLISHSSVQR is encoded by the exons ATGAAACTTCCAGATTCTCATCACATTAATCCAGATGAGTATTACCTCTTTGCTGACACATGGAAACAAGAATGGGAAAAGGGTGTTCAGGTCCCAGCCAGTCCGGATACCATTCCACAACCTTCTCTAAG GGTTGTAGCAGAAAAGATGAAAGAAGTACTGTACACACGGCCCAGGAAATACATCCGTTGTTCAAGTCAAGAGCCCTCGGAGCCTGGTTATATCAACATTCTGGAACTGGCAGAATCAATGTGCCGTTATGACTTGGATGACATGGATATTTTCTGGCTTCAGGAAGTAAATGAAGAGCTTGCTGAAATGG GGTGTGGGCAGCTTGATGAGAACACAATGGAGAAAATGGTGGAAGTCCTTGAACGTCATTGCCATGAGAACATGAACCATGCTATTGAGACAGAGGAAGGACTGGGTATAGAATATGATGAAGATGTAATCTGCGATGTGTGCCGATCTCCTGATAGCGAAGATGGGAATGACATGGTGTTTTGTGACAAATGCAACATATGTGTGCATCAG GCATGTTATGGAATTCTAAAAGTCCCCGAAGGGAGCTGGCTGTGCCGTACTTGTGTCCTTGGAATACACCCTCAGTGTCTTTTGTGTCCAAAGAGAGGTGGGGCCATGAAAGCTACCAGAACGGGCACCAAATGGGCTCATGTCAGTTGTGCTCTCTGGATTCCAGAG GTGAGCATTGCTTGCCCAGAAAGGATGGAACCAATTACAAAAGTATCTCACATTCCACCAAGTAGATGGGCTTTAGTCTGCAGTTTATGCAAACTGAAAACTGGTGCTTGTATTCAG tgCTCTGTGAAGAGCTGCATCACTGCCTTTCACGTCACATGTGCCTTTGAGCATAGTCTAGAGATGAAGACCATCCTGGATGATGGTGATGAGGTCAAGTTCAAGTCCTACTGTCTAAAGCATAGCAAAACCAAGCAAAGCTTGTTGCCTGAGTCAGGTGACCACCCCAAGAGCACAGTGGACCAGAAGCAAACTGAGAGCGAGAAAACCAGCCTGCGTGCTCAGAAACTTCGAGAGCTGGAGGAGGAGTTCTACTCACTAGTGAGAATAGAAGATGTCGCAGCGGAACTAGGCCTTCCAAAATTCACTGTGGACTTGATCTATAATTATTGGAAATTAAAACGGAAAAGTAACTTTAATAAACCATTATTTCCTCCCAAGGAGGATGAAGAAAACGGCTTGGTTCAGCCAAAAGAAGATAGTATTCATACTCGAATGAGGATGTTCATGCACTTGAGACAGGATCTAGAAAGG GTACGGAATCTTTGCTACATGGTGAGCAGAAGAGAAAAGTTAAAATTATCTCACAGCAAGGCACATGAGCAGGTTTTCAATTTGCAAGTTCAGCTTATTAATCAAGAAATTGCTGCAG GCCATTCTCTGACCAGCACAGTAGAAAACACACTATTTTATCCGCCTCCTAGAATCACCTTAAAGCTAAAGATGCCAAAATCAGCACTAGGAGACTGCAAAAACAACATGAAGCCTGGTAACAAGCCGCTTTCTCCTGACAATAACACCACGATTTACTGCAAGAAGGGCATTCCGTATCCCAAGGAACCATTTGTTTCAACTATGAAATCCTACTCAAGGTTTCAACATGAAAATAGAAATAATGGTTTACTTGGAGGGCTTGTCAAGTCCAGGAATGAAGCAAAAGAGTCCGGCATGGCCCATTCCTCGGACTTCCATCGCGGACCGTCGTCTGGGAAACCTTTAGCACTTCAAGCTGCGTTGCATGGACAGTCTTCTATTGGGAATGGGAAAATACAGCAGAACTCTAAACTAGCAAAATCTAATGGCTTAATGAGCAGGATTGGCGACGTCTCTCAACGAGACAGCTCCAGCCAAACAACATATGAGCAGCAGTCTGTACTCTCGGCACATTTGGCTAGCCAGAGCAGCTTCAGAAAGTCCACAATAGAACACTTCAGCAGGTCCTTTAAAGAAGCAACCAACAGTTTGGTGAGGACCACAGAAGACCTCAGATGCTGTGACAAGCCTACAAGGCGGCTTTCAACGAGAGAGCGTTCGTGGGGCAAGCAGACGCTTGAATACCCAATGGGCAGTGCTCCTTACCAGGACAATGATGGATATTGTCCTGATTTAGAACTCAGTGACTCTGAAGCTGAAAGCGATGAGAATAAAGGACAGGTCAAATTGAGGAGAAgcagctcagagagagagagtccaagtAAAGATTTCAGTAGGGATTGTCACAGTAGAAACAAAAGAAATTTGATTTCTCACAGTTCAGTACAAAGATGA